From Anaerohalosphaera lusitana, one genomic window encodes:
- a CDS encoding glutaminase family protein: MVRKIEVRNCISKLANGLRTRRSSQGLLIALLLLVVVSGSSIAAEALRPPSVPLVACDPYFSVWSASDTLTGDITRHWTGRPYPLTSLIRIDGKAYRLMGNSPDGLPTLEQKSLKVLPTRTIYTMEGAGVQVEMTFMQPALPDDIDLMSRPITYLTWNCTSADGKSHDVSVYFDAGMELVVNEPSQLVEWGTENISGLEVLKASSKSQNILARKGDNVRIDWGYFYLASSQEDVSASAILPADKSRMSFVGLGKLNEGVDSDMPRTVSDNSPVMAMQFDLGSVAGRSGESCRVILSYDDIYSVLYFGKQLPAYWKKNGTTIQDVITDANNDYSSLAKRCEQFDNELMQDLYDAGGEDYQMIGALAYRQALGANKIVADTNGMPLMFSKENFSNGCMGTVDVFYPFAPQVLLLNPTLAKASFVPILEYGQSERWRFPFAPHDVGTYPHAMGQVYGGGERSEENQMPVEECGNMILLVAAVVEAENDISFAKQYWDILTTWAEYLKSKGLDPENQLCTDDFAGHLAHNVNLSLKAIVALGAYAEMADMMGETDTANEYRETAEEYVKEWMEMADDGDHYRLAFDKPGTWSQKYNLVWDRLLELNLFPESVAKKEMAYYRKNQNTYGLPLDNRSDYTKLDWIVWTASITGEQDDFEALIAPIVKFLNETPDRVPMTDWYWTHNARHRGFQARPVVGGVFIRLMDDRKLWDKWVDNADSVKGKWLSIPKPPKIVNVVDTALDRPQRWFYTFERPDDNWMKPGFDPAANGFKRGRSGFGTPETPGSEIGTRWDTSDIWIRRNFRIDEISPDLHLWAHHDENAQVYINGELIANLYGYTGDYMPFPLDDKARDVLKTGINTIAIYCNQTTGGQYIDAGFVEVIEQN; the protein is encoded by the coding sequence ATGGTCAGGAAGATCGAAGTGAGAAACTGTATTTCGAAATTGGCGAACGGTTTGCGGACGCGCCGTTCATCTCAAGGACTGCTGATAGCATTGTTGCTGCTGGTAGTAGTTTCCGGCAGCTCTATCGCCGCAGAAGCGCTGCGTCCGCCTTCGGTGCCTCTTGTGGCCTGTGATCCGTACTTCAGTGTCTGGTCTGCTTCAGACACATTGACCGGCGATATCACGCGTCACTGGACAGGTCGGCCTTACCCGCTGACGTCACTGATTCGTATTGACGGTAAGGCTTACCGTCTGATGGGTAACAGCCCCGACGGCTTGCCCACGCTGGAACAGAAGTCCCTTAAAGTATTGCCGACACGTACAATTTACACCATGGAAGGTGCCGGTGTGCAAGTTGAGATGACTTTCATGCAGCCGGCTCTGCCGGACGATATCGATCTGATGAGCCGTCCGATCACATACCTGACATGGAACTGTACCTCTGCTGATGGAAAGTCTCACGATGTTTCGGTGTACTTCGACGCGGGCATGGAGCTTGTCGTCAATGAGCCCAGCCAGCTTGTTGAGTGGGGCACTGAAAACATCTCCGGCCTGGAAGTACTCAAGGCCAGCAGCAAATCGCAGAACATACTGGCCCGGAAGGGCGATAACGTGCGAATTGACTGGGGCTACTTCTATTTGGCATCGTCACAGGAAGATGTCTCTGCCTCTGCAATTCTACCGGCAGACAAAAGCCGGATGAGCTTCGTTGGACTAGGCAAATTGAATGAAGGTGTAGACAGCGATATGCCCCGCACCGTAAGCGACAACTCGCCGGTTATGGCTATGCAGTTTGACCTTGGGTCGGTTGCAGGCAGGTCCGGCGAGTCTTGCCGGGTGATCCTGTCGTATGACGATATTTATTCCGTGCTATATTTCGGCAAGCAACTGCCCGCTTACTGGAAAAAGAATGGTACAACCATCCAGGATGTAATAACCGACGCCAATAATGATTACAGCTCGCTGGCGAAAAGATGTGAACAGTTCGATAACGAACTCATGCAGGATCTGTATGATGCTGGTGGAGAAGATTACCAGATGATCGGCGCACTTGCATATCGACAGGCGCTTGGAGCAAACAAGATAGTTGCTGACACCAACGGAATGCCGCTGATGTTCAGCAAGGAAAACTTCAGTAACGGCTGCATGGGCACGGTAGATGTATTTTATCCATTCGCTCCGCAGGTTCTGCTGTTGAACCCGACGCTGGCGAAGGCTTCGTTCGTTCCGATCCTGGAATACGGCCAGTCCGAACGCTGGCGTTTTCCATTCGCTCCACATGATGTTGGTACGTACCCGCACGCAATGGGTCAGGTTTACGGCGGCGGCGAACGCAGCGAAGAAAACCAGATGCCCGTTGAAGAATGCGGCAACATGATCCTGCTGGTCGCTGCGGTTGTCGAGGCCGAGAACGACATCAGCTTTGCAAAGCAGTACTGGGATATTCTTACTACCTGGGCCGAGTACCTCAAGAGCAAGGGTCTCGATCCTGAGAACCAGCTCTGTACGGATGACTTCGCCGGCCACCTGGCACACAATGTCAATCTCTCGCTTAAGGCTATTGTTGCTTTGGGGGCGTATGCCGAGATGGCTGACATGATGGGCGAGACTGACACCGCGAATGAATACCGCGAAACCGCTGAAGAATATGTCAAGGAATGGATGGAAATGGCCGACGACGGCGACCATTATCGCCTTGCATTCGATAAGCCCGGCACCTGGAGCCAGAAGTACAATCTGGTATGGGATCGCCTTCTCGAACTCAACCTGTTCCCCGAATCAGTGGCCAAAAAGGAAATGGCTTACTACAGGAAGAACCAGAACACCTACGGTCTGCCGCTGGATAATCGCAGCGATTATACAAAGCTCGACTGGATCGTTTGGACTGCTTCGATCACCGGCGAACAGGATGATTTCGAGGCTTTGATCGCTCCGATAGTGAAATTCCTGAACGAAACACCTGATCGGGTTCCGATGACTGACTGGTACTGGACGCACAATGCACGGCACCGCGGTTTCCAGGCACGGCCGGTAGTTGGCGGTGTGTTCATCCGCCTGATGGACGACCGCAAGCTATGGGACAAGTGGGTTGACAATGCTGATTCGGTCAAAGGCAAATGGTTGAGCATACCCAAGCCGCCGAAGATCGTCAACGTTGTAGATACTGCACTCGACAGGCCCCAGAGATGGTTCTACACATTTGAACGTCCTGACGATAACTGGATGAAGCCCGGCTTTGATCCTGCTGCTAACGGATTCAAAAGAGGCCGGTCAGGTTTCGGTACACCAGAAACCCCAGGTTCTGAAATAGGCACCAGGTGGGACACTTCCGACATCTGGATTCGCCGCAATTTCAGGATCGACGAGATCAGCCCCGATCTGCACCTCTGGGCTCATCATGATGAGAACGCTCAGGTTTACATCAATGGCGAATTGATTGCCAATTTGTACGGCTATACCGGTGACTATATGCCGTTCCCGTTGGATGATAAAGCTCGCGACGTTCTGAAAACCGGAATTAACACGATTGCTATCTACTGTAATCAGACTACCGGCGGTCAGTACATCGATGCTGGTTTTGTGGAAGTTATCGAACAAAACTAG